The following proteins come from a genomic window of Geomonas sp. RF6:
- a CDS encoding class I SAM-dependent methyltransferase encodes MKERIRNICHHAARALLANPLMRERVLRVVLEPREAAARTLAQPGYLDDIGWFNAYEKGMPVGAENEPVPWLTYPAVSFLKERLHRDFDLFEYGCGNSTLFYADRVQSVSAVEHDRVWFERVQEGMAPNVRLIFSELEYGGGYCRTCLADGKRYDLIVVDGRDRVNCLAHAVQALKPAGVLILDDSQRESYLPGRKLVSEKGFRHIDFWGINPGCSSTSCTTFFYRQENCLGL; translated from the coding sequence ATGAAAGAAAGGATCAGGAATATCTGCCACCATGCGGCGAGGGCCCTTCTGGCGAACCCCCTGATGAGGGAGCGGGTCCTTCGGGTCGTCCTCGAACCGAGGGAGGCCGCGGCCCGGACTCTCGCGCAGCCGGGATACCTGGATGACATCGGCTGGTTCAACGCCTACGAGAAAGGGATGCCGGTGGGGGCGGAGAACGAGCCGGTTCCCTGGCTCACCTATCCTGCCGTGAGCTTTCTGAAGGAGCGCCTGCATCGCGACTTCGATCTCTTCGAGTACGGCTGCGGGAACTCCACCCTTTTCTATGCCGACAGGGTCCAATCGGTGAGTGCCGTTGAACACGACCGTGTCTGGTTTGAGAGGGTGCAAGAGGGGATGGCGCCCAATGTCCGGCTCATCTTTTCGGAGCTGGAGTATGGTGGGGGGTACTGCCGCACCTGCCTCGCGGACGGCAAAAGGTACGACCTGATCGTGGTGGACGGCAGAGACCGGGTCAACTGCCTTGCGCACGCAGTGCAGGCACTGAAGCCGGCTGGGGTATTGATTCTCGACGACTCGCAGCGTGAAAGCTACCTCCCCGGCAGGAAGCTCGTCTCGGAAAAGGGGTTCAGGCACATCGACTTCTGGGGCATCAATCCCGGCTGCTCCTCCACCTCGTGTACCACTTTTTTTTACCGCCAGGAGAACTGCCTCGGCTTGTGA